A stretch of Lathyrus oleraceus cultivar Zhongwan6 chromosome 6, CAAS_Psat_ZW6_1.0, whole genome shotgun sequence DNA encodes these proteins:
- the LOC127092326 gene encoding uncharacterized protein LOC127092326 isoform X2, with translation MATSFDRWEKDPFFNAAEEVQESADRMESTFRTWVHATKDTSSIWNPNELRRDLLTTLGTAKWQLEEFQRETKSSYSRNSGNDARTRHRDFITAMEAKIKKVELSLNEAFPLGGKASRPWVCLDEGEKDELAMFLSGMPAAESNNQRLCDKDSVVNFSKDFHVSSGRGEPKEDVSHGFRRVASASADIGYWKISVNDDPHQLSSSSGSSGGPMHKVPSLSGFFTSVESISKLKWPKNGYRKLKTVDHHKETDSALIPMNELNRGSNICLEKTKSNLDSSNECYDKHLYGWCGAIQRQLQRSQYQMQYSRLAQITVSIVFLLCLIVLITFHKM, from the exons ATGGCGACAAGTTTTGACCGATGGGAAAAAGATCCATTCTTCAACGCTGCTGAAGAAGTTCAGGAATCTGCAGATAG GATGGAATCTACATTTAGGACATGGGTTCATGCCACCAAAGATACTTCAAGCATATGGAACCCTAATGAACTCAGAAGAGATTTACTTACTACTCTTGGCACTGCTAAATGGCAG TTAGAGGAATTTCAACGAGAAACTAAGTCAAGTTATAGTAGAAACTCTGGTAATGATGCAAGAACTAGGCACCGTGATTTTATCACTGCTATGGAGGCTAAGATAAAAAAGGTCGAGCTTTCGTTAAATGAAGCCTTCCCTTTGGGTGGCAAGGCGTCTCGGCCGTGGGTGTGTTTGGACGAAGGAGAAAAAGATGAGCTTGCTATGTTTCTTTCAGGAATGCCAGCAGCTGAAAGTAACAATCAGCGATTATGTGATAAAGATTCTGTTGTTAATTTTTCGAAGGATTTTCATGTTTCATCTGGACGTGGCGAACCTAAGGAGGATGTATCACACGGGTTTCGTAGGGTAGCTAGTGCTAGTGCTGATATTGGTTATTGGAAGATTTCAGTTAACGATGATCCGCATCAGTTGAGTTCCTCCAGTGGTTCTTCTGGTGGTCCAATGCATAAGGTGCCAAGTTTGTCGGGATTTTTTACTTCTGTTGAATCAATCTCGAAATTGAAGTGGCCGAAGAATGGTTATAGAAAACTGAAAACAGTGGATCATCATAAAGAAACGGATAGTGCACTAATTCCAATGAATGAATTGAATAGG GGAAGCAATATCTGCCTCGAAAAGACTAAAAGTAACCTCGATAGTTCTAATGAATGTTACGACAAGCATCTCTATGGATGGTGTGGTGCTATTCAGAGACAGCTTCAAAGATCTCAATATCAAATGCAATACAGTCGGCTTGCACAAATAACTGTTTCAATTGTTTTTCTTCTCTGCTTGATTG TTTTAATTACATTCCACAAGATGTAG
- the LOC127092326 gene encoding uncharacterized protein LOC127092326 isoform X1 — protein sequence MATSFDRWEKDPFFNAAEEVQESADRMESTFRTWVHATKDTSSIWNPNELRRDLLTTLGTAKWQLEEFQRETKSSYSRNSGNDARTRHRDFITAMEAKIKKVELSLNEAFPLGGKASRPWVCLDEGEKDELAMFLSGMPAAESNNQRLCDKDSVVNFSKDFHVSSGRGEPKEDVSHGFRRVASASADIGYWKISVNDDPHQLSSSSGSSGGPMHKVPSLSGFFTSVESISKLKWPKNGYRKLKTVDHHKETDSALIPMNELNRGSNICLEKTKSNLDSSNECYDKHLYGWCGAIQRQLQRSQYQMQYSRLAQITVSIVFLLCLIGFVRVSYNCQTPRHAKSEVTVLHRL from the exons ATGGCGACAAGTTTTGACCGATGGGAAAAAGATCCATTCTTCAACGCTGCTGAAGAAGTTCAGGAATCTGCAGATAG GATGGAATCTACATTTAGGACATGGGTTCATGCCACCAAAGATACTTCAAGCATATGGAACCCTAATGAACTCAGAAGAGATTTACTTACTACTCTTGGCACTGCTAAATGGCAG TTAGAGGAATTTCAACGAGAAACTAAGTCAAGTTATAGTAGAAACTCTGGTAATGATGCAAGAACTAGGCACCGTGATTTTATCACTGCTATGGAGGCTAAGATAAAAAAGGTCGAGCTTTCGTTAAATGAAGCCTTCCCTTTGGGTGGCAAGGCGTCTCGGCCGTGGGTGTGTTTGGACGAAGGAGAAAAAGATGAGCTTGCTATGTTTCTTTCAGGAATGCCAGCAGCTGAAAGTAACAATCAGCGATTATGTGATAAAGATTCTGTTGTTAATTTTTCGAAGGATTTTCATGTTTCATCTGGACGTGGCGAACCTAAGGAGGATGTATCACACGGGTTTCGTAGGGTAGCTAGTGCTAGTGCTGATATTGGTTATTGGAAGATTTCAGTTAACGATGATCCGCATCAGTTGAGTTCCTCCAGTGGTTCTTCTGGTGGTCCAATGCATAAGGTGCCAAGTTTGTCGGGATTTTTTACTTCTGTTGAATCAATCTCGAAATTGAAGTGGCCGAAGAATGGTTATAGAAAACTGAAAACAGTGGATCATCATAAAGAAACGGATAGTGCACTAATTCCAATGAATGAATTGAATAGG GGAAGCAATATCTGCCTCGAAAAGACTAAAAGTAACCTCGATAGTTCTAATGAATGTTACGACAAGCATCTCTATGGATGGTGTGGTGCTATTCAGAGACAGCTTCAAAGATCTCAATATCAAATGCAATACAGTCGGCTTGCACAAATAACTGTTTCAATTGTTTTTCTTCTCTGCTTGATTG GTTTCGTACGGGTATCATACAATTGTCAGACACCACGACACGCCAAGTCTGAGGTGACCGTGCTTCATAGACTATAG